A genomic region of Dunckerocampus dactyliophorus isolate RoL2022-P2 chromosome 8, RoL_Ddac_1.1, whole genome shotgun sequence contains the following coding sequences:
- the si:ch211-161c3.6 gene encoding high mobility group AT-hook 2b, producing MSSSSGAKESSPPQPSTPQPPAAEPPQRRGRGRPRKHQQEPVGPPTPKRPRGRPKGSKNKGPKSALKKVEPAGQRRPRGRPRKWLQRVVENTSEEQEVFSEGGETQGRAQSEPSSSQLAGREESH from the exons atgagcagcagcagcggggCCAAAGAGTCCTCTCCTCCCCAGCCGAGCACCCCACAACCGCCCGCTGCAGAGCCTCCGCAGCGCAGGGGCCGAGGTCGTCCACGTAAACACCAGCAG GAGCCTGTTGGGCCCCCCACTCCAAAGCGACCAAGAGGAAGACCGAAGGGCAGCAAGAACAAAGGACCAAAAAGTGCACTGAAG AAAGTAGAGCCCGCTGGACAAAGACGACCACGTGGGCGACCAAGGAAATGG CTCCAGCGGGTGGTTGAAAACACAAGTGAAGAGCAGGAG GTGTTCTCAGAAGGAGGCGAGACCCAAGGACGCGCGCAGTCTGAGCCCTCGTCATCTCAGCTCGCAGGCCGGGAGGAAAGCCACTAG
- the si:ch211-161c3.5 gene encoding uncharacterized protein C3orf18 isoform X1 — protein MALPTAKTSPSFISPAATAAATSTVPLLSSSSAMGDNVTSTTALMTVTFTTNETAFNTTAFPEALIEGSGMGMVLVPFGIITVIGLALALLLYIRKRKRLEKLRHQLMPMYNFDPAEEQDDLLEQELLDHGREGTLAGPNAKTLRSTQGTTQRPSRLVFTDVAKALNA, from the exons ATGGCGCTGCCTACAGCCAAGACAAGCCCAAGTTTTATATCCCCAGCTGCCACCGCCGCTGCCACCAGCACCGTCCCCCTCCTGTCCTCCTCCAGCGCAATGGGAGACAATGTCACTTCCACAACGGCATTAATGACTGTCACCTTCACCACCAACGAAACCGCTTTCAACACCACCGCATTCCCGGAGGCGCTGATTGAGGGCTCGGGAATGGGAATGGTGCTCGTCCCCTTTGGCATCATCACTGTCATCGGCCTGGCGCTCGCTTTA TTGCTGTACATTCGTAAAAGGAAGCG TTTGGAGAAGCTGAGGCACCAGCTCATGCCCATGTACAACTTCGACCCAGCTGAGGAACAAGACGACCTGCTGGAACAGGAACTGCTGGACCACGGCCGGGAAGGAACCCTCGCAGGGCCCAATGCAAAG ACGCTCCGAAGCACCCAGGGGACCACTCAGAGACCCAGTCGCCTGGTCTTCACTGACGTAGCCAAAGCTCTCAATGCTTAA
- the si:ch211-161c3.5 gene encoding uncharacterized protein C3orf18 isoform X2, producing the protein MALPTAKTSPSFISPAATAAATSTVPLLSSSSAMGDNVTSTTALMTVTFTTNETAFNTTAFPEALIEGSGMGMVLVPFGIITVIGLALALLLYIRKRKRLEKLRHQLMPMYNFDPAEEQDDLLEQELLDHGREGTLAGPNAKF; encoded by the exons ATGGCGCTGCCTACAGCCAAGACAAGCCCAAGTTTTATATCCCCAGCTGCCACCGCCGCTGCCACCAGCACCGTCCCCCTCCTGTCCTCCTCCAGCGCAATGGGAGACAATGTCACTTCCACAACGGCATTAATGACTGTCACCTTCACCACCAACGAAACCGCTTTCAACACCACCGCATTCCCGGAGGCGCTGATTGAGGGCTCGGGAATGGGAATGGTGCTCGTCCCCTTTGGCATCATCACTGTCATCGGCCTGGCGCTCGCTTTA TTGCTGTACATTCGTAAAAGGAAGCG TTTGGAGAAGCTGAGGCACCAGCTCATGCCCATGTACAACTTCGACCCAGCTGAGGAACAAGACGACCTGCTGGAACAGGAACTGCTGGACCACGGCCGGGAAGGAACCCTCGCAGGGCCCAATGCAAAG TTTTGA